A stretch of DNA from Ranitomeya variabilis isolate aRanVar5 chromosome 1, aRanVar5.hap1, whole genome shotgun sequence:
agtagtatcatctgccggcacctgtgctcactgcaaaaaaaattacatacatatACTCCAACTCTTTATGTACAGTTTTATTAATGAGGGTAACATCTGGTAttgtatataattattattatttattgttatagcgccatttattccatggcgctttagatgtgaggaggggtatacataataaaaacaagtacaataatcttgaacaatacaagtcacgactagtgttgagcattccgataccgcaagtatcgggtatcggccgatacttgcgggtatcggaattccgataccgagatccgatacttttgtggtatcgggtatcggtatcgaaacaacattaatgtaataatgtgtaaaagaaagaattaaaataaaaaatattgctatactcacctctccgacgcagcctggacctcacggagggaaccggcagcgttctttgcttaaaattcgcgcgtttacttccttccgtgaaatcccggcttgtgattggtcgcgtgccgcccatgtggccgcgacgtgaccaatcacagcaagccgtgacgtaatttcaggtccttcaggatttttaaaattatgttctggcttgtgattggtcgcgtcgcccatgtgaccgcgacgcgaccaatcacaagccagaacgtaattttaaaaatcctgaaggacctgaaattacgtcacggcttgctgtgattggtagcgtcgcggccacatgggcgacgcgaccaatcacaagccgggacgtcacgggaggcaggacacgcgcgcattttaaaatgcgagcgtgtcctgcctcccatgacgtcacggcttgtgattggtcgcgtcgcccatgtgaccgcgacgcgaccaatcacaagccagaacgtaattttaaaaatcctgaaggacctgaaattacgtcacggcttgctgtgattggtcgcgtcgcggccacatgggcggcacgcgaccaatcacaagccgggacttcacggaaggaagtaaacgcgcgaattttaagcaaaggacgctgccggttccctccgtgaggtccaggctgcgtcggagaggtgagtatagcaatattttttattttaattctttcttttacacattaatatggatcccagggcctgaaggagagtttcctctccttcagaccctgggaaccatcagggataccgtccgatacttgagtcccattgacttgtattggtatcgggtatcggtatcggattggatccgatactttgccggtatcggccgatactttccgataccgatactttcaagtatcggacggtatcgctcaacactagtcacgactggtacaggaggattgaggaccctgcccgcgaaggctcacaatctacaagggatgggtgagaatacagtaggtgagggtagagctggtcatgcagtggtttggtcgatcggtggttactgcaggttgtaggcttgtcggaagagttgggtcttcaggctctttttgaaggtttcgatggtaggcgagagtctgatgtgttgtggtagagggttccagagtaggggggatacgcgagagaaatcttgtatacgattgtgggaagaggagataagcggggagtagagaaggagatcttgtgaggatcggaggttgcatgtaggtaagtaccgggagactaggtcacagatgtatggaggagacaggctgtggatggctttgtatgtcatggttagggttagggttttgtagtggagtctctagggcaatggggagccagtaaagggattgacagaggggagaggccggggaatagcgggggacacgtggattagtcgggcagcacagtttagaatagattggaggggtgcgagagtgttagaggggaggccacagagcaggaggttgcagtagtcaaggcgggagatgatgagggcatggactaaggtttttgcagattcttggttgcggaatgtacggattcgtgaaatatttttgagttgaagtcggcaggaagtggaaagggcttggatatgtggtttgaaggagagatcagcgtcaaggattaccccaaggcagcgggcttgtgggactggggagagtgggcagccatttactgtaatggataggttcattgggggggtcacgtgcgatgggggaaagatgatgaattctgttttgtacaTGTTAAGTTTAagtaatctagcggagaagaaggatgaaatagtggacagacattgagggattctggttagtagggaggtgatatctggtccagagaagtagatctgtgtgtcgtcagcatagaggtgatactgaaagccatgagattctatgagctgtcccagaccaaaggtgtaaatggagaagagcaggggcccaaggattgaaccttgtgggactccgacagataaagGGCGAGGTGAGAAggtgtgatcatgggcctcttggcttcatctctgatcagtcttttccttgtttgagatgaaagtttagagggatggccgggtcttggtagatttgcagtggtatgatactccttccatttcaatatgatcgcttgcacagtgctccttgggatgtttaaagttttagaaatcattttgcatccaaatccagctttaaacttttccacaacagtatcacggacctgactgttgtgttccttggtcttcatgatgctctctgtgcttcaaacagaaccctgagactatcacagagcaggtgcatttatacggagacttgattacacacaggtggattatagttatcatcattaggcatttaggacaacattggatcattcagagatccacaatgaacttctggagtgagtttgctgcactgaaagtaaaggggccgaataatattgcacgccccactcttcagtttttgaatttccacaaaaattttaaatgaccaataaatttcggtcaacttcacaattgtgttccacttgttgtttcttcacgaacaatttacatttggtatctttatgtttgaagcatgatatgtgggaaaaggatgaaaagttcaaggggggccAGATTCTTTTGCAAGGCACTAGGCGGCAGGCATCACTCGTGGTGGTGGGGCAGGCGTGTTTTTATCTTCAATAATTGTTCTTGCATCTAACGAATATTGTGATGGATGAATTATTTCCCCCCTCAGGTATAAAGACAGCATTCGTGAAGAAGTGCAGTGCGACTGGTTTCATTGCCACTCACTGTGAGATGATCCCTATCGAGTGGGTGTGCAGGAGAATAGCCACCGGCTCCTTCCTGAAGAGAAATCCTGGGGTACCGGAAGGATATACATTTTATCCCCCTAAAGTGGAGATGTTTTTCAAGGTTTGTGTTTGAGGGGCTTCCGTCCTGTACTTCCATTTAGTCTTCAGAAAACTGCATGTTCAGGTGCAATATTTCTGCATTGCCTAGAattggaaataaaaaaattatatatatttattaggatGATGCCAATAATGACCCTCAATGGTCAGAAGAGCAGCTGATTGCAGCCAAACTGAACTGTGCTGGCCTTGTGATTGGCCAGGCGGAGGTGGACATCATGAACCATTCCACAGCGGCCATATTTGAAATTCTGGAAAAAACATGGTCAACACAAGACTGCACCTTAGTGGACATGAAGGTTAGGACGTTTCTAGGTCTCGCAGTTAGCACCTTAACGTTATCAGCGTATTTATTGTCTGAATTTCTAAACTTAGATTGAGTTTGGTGTGGATGTGACGAAACAAGAAATTGTCCTGGCTGATGTGATCGACAATGACTCGTGGCGTCTGTGGCCCTCTGGTGATAAGACCCAGCAGAAGGATAAACAGGTATTCACCGGACTTCTAACATTCATAATGGTAAGACTTGGCAGAAGGAATGATAATAACTAACTTGTCTCGTGGGTTTCCTCCCCAGACTTACCGCGATCTGCAGGAGATTACCCCAGAGGCCATGCAGATGGTCAAAAGAAACTTTGAGTGGGTTGCAGACAAAGTGGAGGTAATGTTGTGGTTCCCCCTCCCCTATAACTGCTGGTGTTGCTGTGTACTGCTTGCATTCAGAAATCCTACTTTTGTTTGCTGGCAAAAAGTTTGTCTCCTGGGGGTAACTTTATGTTCTGCTTTCATCTTTATGCACAAAAATATCTGTTATGGAAAATCTAAAATGTCTCCTGAAACCTTGCCAGACGTGTAACtgtaagggtacgtgcacacgttcaggatttttcgtggttttttttcGCTTAAAAACCGCATACATatacatcctatcatttagaatgcattctgcaatttttgtgcacatgatgcctttTTTCTGTGAAGATGCAtcacggttaaaaaaaaaaagcagcatgttcattaattttgcagatttttgcgtttttcccactatttaatgtattgggaaagctccggaaaaaaacgcatgcggatttctggcagaaatgtccgggttTGTCAAGAAATTTctccaagaaatcctgaacgtgtgcacatagcctaacaatggTCTGTTCTGTGCTCTTCTCAGTAACTACATCGATCTGTATCTCACGTTGTCTTTCCTCAGCTGCTGCTGACTAGTGACGGCCAAGGACGGGTTGTTGTGTTGATGGGATCAATTTCTGACCTGGTGCACTGTAAAAAGATTCAGAAATCCTGTGCAAATTATGGCATCCCGTGTGAACTGAGGGTGACGTCTGCTCACAAAGGACCTGATGAGACGCTGAGAATAAAGGCAGAGTATGAAGGTACGATCTTAAGTGGTCCGCACCAACTCTGCATAGGACAAGGTTTGCTTTTGCTGTTCTGTGTGACAATTGGAAATTTTAACTAATtgtcaaattttaatttttttattttttttccccaaatatgGGGGTATTGGAAGCAGCTATCAACCGTTAAGGATTATTAAACTTTGCTGGTCTTTCATATGATTTCTACCAATGCTGCCTGAAGGAGTTATTCCATAAGAATTTAAGTTTTGATTATACGAAGGTCCTTGAACCCCCAAAACTATAATGGAGAAATGGGCAAGTAAGGGATTTAAAGGGGGCGTAGGGGACAACTTGCTTTCTGCTGCCATCCTCCTCATTTCTTAACTAAAGCCATAACATGTTTCTGAGGCTGCGCAAGAGCTAACGGGAAGTCCCATTCTGTAGGTATTAGTCCCCTAAACTGCTTCTCTAGAAGCAAATGGGGCCTTGTATGAGCCCATAATTCTCCAGAGTCCGTCTCTGTGCTTACAGCATTAGATGTGACCAGCAGGACCTTTTATAGTTATGAGTAAACTAGTTGCCTGTAATGCATAAAACTTAAATGTTGCCCAAGTCCCCAGTGTAGGTGCCCCAATATGACACTTGCCCACTGCATGGTCTCGTATGTCCCCTAGGAGATGGCATTCCCACAGTGTTTGTTGCGGTTGCTGGGAGAAGCAATGGTTTGGGTCCTGTCCTCTCTGGAAATACATTGTATCCTGTGATCAACTGCCCACCGCTGACTGCTGACTGGGGGGCCCAGGACGTCTGGTCATCTCTGCGAATGGCCAGCGGTAAGTAAATCCTCAGGAACATGGTGGTATCATTGTACGTGTCTGAGCAGTGACAATGTTCTCCTGTCTCCTCACAGGGCTGGGCTGTTCTACCGTGTTGTCTCCAGAGGCGGCCGCTCAGTTTGCAGCACAAATATTTGGCCTGAACGATCATCTGGTTTGGTCTAAGCTGCGCTCCTGTGCTCTGA
This window harbors:
- the LOC143792937 gene encoding bifunctional phosphoribosylaminoimidazole carboxylase/phosphoribosylaminoimidazole succinocarboxamide synthetase-like, producing MESSGELRLGKKLNEGKTKEVYELLDHPGCVLMQSKDQITAGNAARKDHMEGKAAISNKTTSCIFKLLQEAGIKTAFVKKCSATGFIATHCEMIPIEWVCRRIATGSFLKRNPGVPEGYTFYPPKVEMFFKDDANNDPQWSEEQLIAAKLNCAGLVIGQAEVDIMNHSTAAIFEILEKTWSTQDCTLVDMKIEFGVDVTKQEIVLADVIDNDSWRLWPSGDKTQQKDKQTYRDLQEITPEAMQMVKRNFEWVADKVELLLTSDGQGRVVVLMGSISDLVHCKKIQKSCANYGIPCELRVTSAHKGPDETLRIKAEYEGDGIPTVFVAVAGRSNGLGPVLSGNTLYPVINCPPLTADWGAQDVWSSLRMASGLGCSTVLSPEAAAQFAAQIFGLNDHLVWSKLRSCALNTWISLKQADEKLRQCST